The Bicyclus anynana chromosome 4, ilBicAnyn1.1, whole genome shotgun sequence DNA window gccaagcgatttagcgtttcagtacgatgtcgtgtagaaaccgaaaggggtgtgtgtggatcttcatcctactcctaacaagttagcccgcttccatctccactacaatctcacgtgatggtacatgaacttacaaagaataaaatcaaaaatgtattGTGCGCTATTTATACTACGTAGGAGATAAAGAagctcaatctatactaattcgttttgtatacatatacagatactttacccgaaaacgccgtacatttttccagcgcaggagtcgaaatataagggtcgcaagccttactctttactcgcgtactcacctgtaccgctcagaaatgacggcatagtgacGCATAATGacgctcagagttattttctgatatacctagtaacagccttctaagcgttattaaCGTTGGgtcatttgtaatttttgttcaggggcttgtagtctataatattataaagtgtttCATAACCTGATACTTGTGCTGGTTGGAGTGTTTAGTTGCAGATAGCTACTTCAGAACAGACTAGTTGTTTGGCGCGGTCTATATAGATTATTGTCTGTAACAGAGCGGATACGTCGCTCGGTCGCAGTCGGCGGCGGGCGGGCGCAGTGCGTCGCCGAGGCGCTCGCTGTCGCCGCCTGGCTCCGCGCCGCGCTACGCAGGTTACCCACACGACacacatcattatcagcctattgtaACCCACTagaccaggcctccctccttataggagaggggatatagattTAAACCCAACACGCTGCTCCGTCCACGGTATGGTGGGCTTAGGGTAATGTAAAAGTCGGTAACGACCtctatcagattttaatgatattaaccgggaccgacggcttaaagtGCTCTTCCAGTATAACACCACCAATTACCCAACTCTTCAAACTTAGAAAATAACCCATAGCACGACCCAGGGcatctagccaagtggcacgtcgattttctttctacaaacgctaacgctttgaaaactacaAAAATTTATTGGAATGACAGacccgatcgacaacttgattaATCTGTCTGAAGAATTGacatgtcgatagcaaatgtcattcctatacatttttgaattttcgaagcgtttgcgatcgtagaaagagaatcgacttgccacttgccTACAGGCCCAGGATTCTAAtttctaacccaggacctcgtgattcaTAACCTAATAGGCTAACCACTACAACGAGGTAGTGACTCTACTATTACTATGACTAACTATACAGTATACACTCATGTTTATGGACTACATGCAAATGCTTCGACGTCTTTGCTAATAAACAGAAACTAATTCTTCCGTTACAAAACTTTTGATTGACCCGGTGTGATAATTACCGTCAATTTCACTGGATGAATTTGTCTTGTTCCGAAAGATGTGGATTTCAGCCACAATCGCAAGATACATCCAAAATGATGGTAAGTAATTATCGCATTGGTacatcaaaaacatttaaatatacaaacaacaaacagaatacaatatttgtaaaaaaattatgatgttCTTGGTTCTTGGCCTATCAGACGATTGTGTTGCATgtgatttactttatttactcgtatgatcttaatatatgtatatctgTAATCGGATTGTATCTGTTTATCTATTTCATACAGCTTTAAAAGCTACTTGTATTAATGAGCAGAACGCCTACGAGCTTTACATAGTCAATTTATTACAGAAAGTCTGTTTGGCTTTGGAAGTACTGGCTAGATAACTGGGCCTATAGCCAAGTTACACATCAATTCTtcttctacaaacgctaacattTCGAAATCTAATAAATGTATGATCAACTTATCAATCGGAAATGTCATTTTTGTCGTTCTCGAAGCTttatcgtttgtagaaagagaattgttGTGCAACTCGGCTACAGACCATGATCAAACGCGTTTGTGTGTTTAACTGAAAGTAATTCTGCGGACACACACAGTCTTACACACTAACGCACTTGTCAAATGCTTGTCTGTACAATTAACCAAACTACATCCAAAAACAGACTTCCCAGAATAAATTGCCTATACCTTGTTGCAATTTATACTTATGACATGTTAGTGCCATCATCTATCTACATATTTGTCAAGATATAAATAAACAGATATTTCTGGTAAACGATTGATATCTAAATGTTTTGTAATCGTGTGTTTACATTCTCGCGAGATGTATGCGGCCTAGTTCCTCAGTGTCGTATTGAGTACTCGTATGTTTGGGTGTCTTCGCCTGTTGAGGGGTCCGACCCCGCACGGAACACATCGCCGCGACTTGCACGTTTCGCGTTCATCACCACTTTACTGCCACTTACTGTTCTACCTTCCTGTCATTTTTGTTTCACGCATTTTCCGCCCTTGTCCTCTACCTGAGCACGCTGACTCGATTACGTTGGCCCCATCAATCCATCGCGGATTATGGGTGCAACGTATTTTCAATGATCTCACTAAGTTAACTGCATGCCACTCTACTTTAATACTCTTTTAATGGTTGTCTTCGTAAACTAATTTTTAAACTCTGATATTTCTGCAATGTTTATTTCTGAACTGTTAATGCATAAAGTGATTGTTCATGTGCAAATGaactgaataaaaaaactttcatcTTTATTGAATCTTAATGTTTACCTTCCAATGTGTTGTTTTCAAAAAAGCTGAATTTTAGTGGCAGTTGCATAAActgacaaattaaaattttaaattttataaatcacGCGCTGTAGCTAAGTTACACATCAGTTccatttctacaaacgctaacgtttcaaaaactaaaaaatgtatggggatgacattcGCCACAGATATATCACGTGATTTATCAATCGGATAGTCacattaatctttttttttattcattacaagttagcccttgactacaatctcacctgatggtaagtgatagtctaaaatggaagcgggctaacttgttaggagcaggatgaaaatccacacccgtttcggtttctacacagcatcgtaccggaacgccaaatcgcttggcggtacgtctttgccagtagggtggtaactagccaccagccagacctggacaaatcaagaaaatctcaatttgcccagccggggatcgaacccaggacctccgtcttgtaaatccactgcgcactgcgccacggaggccgtcaaaactgatCTTTCAGTATTCAAAAcgtaagcgtttgtagaaagagaaacgcTGCGTAACTTGGCTAGACCcttgatattttgtttgtagAAAGACTAAAACAGTAGTGCCACCAAAATTTAACTTcacattattattagatgttgTGACATCGTTGCagtcacagatataagaggtaactagatttataaagtgccaattctttgtattgaacccagcgtacccaggggcgtggcctaaatggctgtctaatatttagtgaaaaatgaaatatatcacctttactttagagttgaatatcattccttttgtcacagaacaaaacaagactgctagaacatgcgcggacacgcttgcgatgttccgcacacccgggtgtacgcgggccacgccccctcgctacttctattgctaaaagcgttagcttctagcgttgtctgttctgtggttgcAGTAGTAAATGTTATATTCACTAAAGTGGCAGAAAGCAGAGTGCGTTTAACTTTGCAGTGTGCGAGGAGCGGGACGCGGCGCGGCTGCCGACGCACGCGTACGCGCCGCGCTTCCAGTCGCGCTCGGCTACCGCCACCCCCACCACCAGCCCCAAGAAGAGGCAGCTGCCCCAAATACCGCACCAGGTAATATCAACAGCCTCTCGGAATATCCCACTACAGTGCCAAGAGTAAATAtggttatttatgccactgtcatgtaatgagggcTGCAATGGCTATTTACGTGTAGTGGCTTACagtactttttctacgaccatgataacAAATCttggtaaataatttataattggcATTGGGAATGGCCTCCTCGATTTTGTATCGGCGTGGCTTCTTAGATTTTGTCTCTTGGAAGTctaaatttttgtagccaatgccagggaactattaaaaaaaaacgttgtagcacggtttacccCTGTGATAATTAACATAACCAAACGACCTGTACGAATTAATAGCTTTGTggtatggtttgaggtttttatattgaatagattacgaaatgggactagaaaaatattattggaGCCACCAATATTATTGGAGTTGTTTTTCCAGCAACACCGCGATCGCGTTTAACGGCTGCGCGGAACCCTACTTTCAAcattagataaaatatataaccaaGATGTCAATTTTCACAAGTTATATTATTGAGAAAGTGCTATCACGCGGTAAACGCGTATTTATATAAcgcagaaaataaaatatttaatcggTCTACCTACCACCTTCACTGGCAATAAGGCTGCGCCCAAACTAGACCTATTTATTCCATGTAtcccaagtggcacgtcgattctctttctacgatcgcaaacgcttcgaaaactagaaaaatgtatgagaatgacagatcttgttcacgtgacctgtcgatagcaaatgtcattttcatacatttttctagttttcgaagcgtttgcgatcgtgaaaagagaatcgacgagccacttggctacaagggGCTAGGGGCATGAATgcttcattaaataaatattaaactttatgCGACAGAGTGGGCAAAGAGCGATGCGCGCGCAGGTGTCGGCGGATCTTGAAGAACGTAAGTGGATCGCCCCGCACCACATTGGCGCCACACTCACCTACCGCAGCACGCCACAAGGTCAATACACCCATACCCTCACTTGCCAATATACTTCATATTATAAGAATCCGAGAAAGAGTTCAGTGGGCCTACTCGTAATATGAAGCAAAAGACAAGATTGTCTACATATCGTCCCACCACAACTATACAAAGCGatatttttgctattttttaattgtGCGACAATGTTATGTACCTAGAcaaagctcagaccaattacatatggacttgtatcgcacgcaaattcaccaacaaaattgtgtCTTTTTGAGGGGggcgaggtaaactcactcatcgaaaatattttttttttttagtctctcattattcctgcaatctgtcgtgagacattcagcgggattttaagtatttgaattatgGCGTGTAtggtgcgaaatccagtgatttgcccaaatataataatgtagtgtctatttcatgacatcttgtggtgctcggtaaatatttaacaccaataaattatattttgtgtccaCTACACACTACTATAATGTGTGTTCCAATACACATACGTGTACTTTTTACACAGATTAACAAACTTCGACTCGTTACACAGattattcgattacttgattgatgttttgctgttctggctgaagaatcgattctttttggatattgtttttattacaaaattaatataagttaGAAATATGTATAAATGAAACGTAACGAGTTTTTAGTAAACTAAAACTTTCTAtgtcatttaactacacaaactggcatttttagggagctatTTACTTGAAGAAaatgattacaacaatgaaacatcgattctatagaaataaACAGCTATCATACATccttgattcttgatctttgacagaggcgTAAGGTGTATCGAGGCAGGTCCCTACATAGTTCGTCTGAGAGACAAAACTAtcttgttattttgttatttttggcgCGCATCTTAATAGGCCCATAGGCGTTCTGAGTTCTGCAGTCTGCGTTCCAGGTTCCTTGTGGgtagtatttataaatttatgcACTACGCAGATCAGGCATTGGGGTCTGACCGCTTACTATCATTGTTATcggttacataaaaaaaaataaagagcaAAGCGCAGAACGCATAACACAGAACGCTTTCTGAACACTTTCTGTTTGTACGGGTTCTTTATCAAAAATAACGTAAACCAAAGGTCGCTATGTATATTATCCCAACTAAAGTAAATCCGTGAACGAAAGATCAGTGGGTGTAACGACTGAAACTCATAGATAATAATAGTAGGCTATACATATAGAATGGCtgaacttttttatttcaaaattacttttttttattgaattttacgAAGTCAATTTTGATATTCAAGAACACAGACCAAAGTGTACGATCAATTGAAGGCTGTATAAACTGGATCAGGAAACACTGCTTTTGCTGACAAATTAGCCGACTAGCGGACTAGATTTGCACTATGCATAATTTGTATAGATGTTCATTATgttatagattttactttgatCTATTATTACGGGAAACATTCTAAGTACCTACcatataatgaaaatttaattttgcagTTCTGATTGTTTTGTATGCACATCTCTAGACATGGGCGTAACTATGGAGCAAAACAGATTACTTTATGTAGAATTAGacacgaccttcacccatccgTTTACTGACTGATTTATTCAGGCAAACCATTGGCAATATATTAATTTGGATATTTAATTTGACATCCAGTAAACAGTGGGTGAAGGTCCTCTATTGGGGTCTTCTACTAGATGATTTTCGATTTAAGGTCAACCGCTTACACGCAATATTGTCAGTACCTAAATTAAGATAAAGATGCCTCTTATCGCCGGTTCTAAAGAAGTAAAACTGTAATATTACCCTGCTTTATTGATAATCAGCCGccgccccgcgatttcacccgcgtaatctttatgacacttacaaataatgtcACTTTGTACCTAGGGCTAACAGCagggtaaaagaattttctaaatcggttcagtagatccagatattattccactacaataccacaaacttttccactttagaatattagtatagactaccgcacgcccgctacttcgtctcTTAGAAACTTTTCACAAATATGgggaaaccgtggatttttatCTATGATATAAAGttgatgtgttaatccaggtatCCATATCCAGGTATAATATCAGGTACCTAtcaccattccaaatttcagccaaatccattgAGTAGTTATGCATCAAATGGGTgtcaaatatccatacaaactttcgcgttcataTAGTTAATTAGTAAGATATTATCAAGTGTGTGCGGTTTTGCGCTTACactaattaatgtaatttaaattccTAGTTACGCTCCTGTCGTAATTTGCTACAGTGCTcttgttttggttacattttttgTTACTAAATCTGTTAGTTGGCAAAATTGAAGCCATCCTATGGGATGTGGACTGTTCACACAAAGTATATAATTGCATAGGGTGGGAGAGACACTATGCGGGGTTGTCGGACTCAGAATTGGCAGCGCGCGGCGGAGGCTGGGCGCCGCGACGCCGCCTCTCGCCGGACGCGGCGGCCGCGGACTCGGACCTCGAGTCCGTCGCCTCCGTCACCTCTAGTGCGTTCAGTACGCAGTCCGAAAGGCCACGTCCCACGAGGATGCTAAGGTGATATAAATATACCATTCGTACCGAATACCCACAGTTGTCttcattatttttgtgttattttgaattttcttaTCTATGACTCATTTCAAAGTATTACTAAGTTTTAgttactttcttttttaattgaaGAGACgaataaatattctattttatggTCACTTTAGTTGCAGTAGTAAAATGTACTGACTGGCACGTTTttgtgtgtaaaactgaaggaaCGTTAGCATTGTAAAAACCCATTAATTTATCAACATTTAACTATCCTCTGTCTTTTGAgagtttgttggtaaataggtTTTGaagacatagaccttttgtcaacctaatcattttaaattaagtttcttTTTTGCTGTTGCTCCTTCATTTAACATACAGTAACAGGCTTGTCCTATCACATTGCTACTACAGTTAAATCCATTACCATAAAATAGTATATCTACATCTAAGGTTGCCATGACCGAAACTAAACTACCAAGTTCTTATTATTTTCAactgatatatttattatgataatattttaaacaaaaatacgatacatttaaaaatgtttctcctacgttattattatctttatgtTAGCTTCGCCTTAGTTGTTCTACAATGTGATAAACTGCATGTACGAGTAAGTTATGTTTATTATTGGTTGCTTCCATGCTTTCACAGCCGGATGCAAACGCTTCCCGTTTACAGCACTTCTTCCTTTTGCGAAAGCTTTGCCCCCGCCCTTGAATGTTACTATAAGGAGGCGGCGGTTGGGGAAATCTTCAATATTCACAACTCACTATCGCAAAGTTATATATCCCCGACGTTTACAACACACCTAGCACGCCCCAACCGCCGCCTACGTCGCCTACTCTCCCGAAGTCGTTCTGCTGGCGCCTACCCCAAAGATTCCACACCCTTACTTGCTTATGACAGAGGTAGTAGCTATTCCGAAAGTTCCGAACAAATCTGTGATTACTATACAGGAAATGATGCATTCGAAAGTATCAAATTTAAACATTCTAAAAGTTTCGAAAGCTATATAAATTCTTTTAAAGAGAAACCTTTAAAAATTCgccacaagcatcgcgcgaaaAGAAAGTCACAATCGCAGTCTAGTCGCTATCATGGACATAGCGAAGTAGACAGTAAGAACTATTatcaatttgaaaaaaacaGAGGTCCTCATCaaagcaaattaataaaaactggTTACCGTAATAAACTTCACACAAAAAAACATCCGGATACTGTCTACTATAACGAGTCTAATGGTAGACGTGATATTAATATACACAATATTTCATCAGAAATAGAGAACAAGGAAGATAATAACCATCACTTCCACGGTTATGCTAGTGATGATAGTATAGCTGAAACTACAATACATATTAGTCTTGATAGACAATATAGTTTAGATAACGATGGCCTCCAAGGGCAAGCTAAAAAACAAAGCGATGCTAATAATAGTTTCGAAGCTTATTCTCTGAACAACAATCGTAATGCAAAAAATATGGAAGCAAATTATAAAGATGTTGAAAAATTCAATTACGAATTTGATGGCTACGAAAAAAGCAAACAAATTGGACAAAACGCGAAGTACAAAAGGTATTACGATATTTCACCACCTAGACTTTTAAACCCATTATCACCTGAAGAAAAAGAAGCTATGTTTACAAAACTGTACATTTCCAGGCACCCTAAAAAAGGTTTAATACAAACAGACGTTAACCAAGATGAAGAACTATTAGCATGGGACGGGCATGTAAAAAGACTTCCTAAAATTCCAACATATAATGGACATTATTCCCAAAACTCCTTTTCTCACTATCCTAACTTAGTTAGAACATTTGAACACCCATTGCCACCTAACATTAACGCTTACTCTCAATCACCTCCATACGCAAGTAATCACGTAGATCAAGAGTATAGTAAAATGGCTAATTCTTTGTCTGTCGGTCTTTCTCCCACGAACCTCGGCTCGCCCCGTGGTGTGCTCACATCCGTCGCCCCGCACTTGCCATCCGATGACACACATCATAACACCACCGAAGCGACGACGTATCTGCCTTCTGCTGCTGACTCGACTCGTGACGAACCGAAAACATCAAACACATCCAACGAGGAGCGACATGATACGTCTACTGCCGAAACTGACGACACACGGCCCAAAACCATCAATTCACCTGATGTGGAATGCAGCAATGACTACGGAGGGCGAGAGAACGGCCGGAATCACAGTCAACAGCCGACGCTCGAGAGGCGGGAGTCTCGACGTGGACAGTTCACTCGTAGTCTCAGCAACACTGATGCTCCTGATGAAAAAACAGGTAAACACATACGTGAAATACTCATTTTAGTACCTGTAGGCACTCATGACTTTAGTAGACAGTGTTGTAGGTCAGcctccctagccaagtggcacgtcgattctctttctgcgATCGCTAATgattcgaaaactagaaaaatgtatgggaatgacagatcttgatcacgtgacctgtttatagcaaatgtcattcccatacatttctctagttttcgaagcgtcagcgatcgtagaaagagaatctacgtgCCCCTCGGCTAGGGGGGCAGGCCTGACTTGGTTCTCCCTTATGTAAATGTACTCGTAGGTCGCTGATTTAGTATTTTAAATCAAGGAATACCTAaagtaatttaatgtttttcagtcaatttatttaaatacttccATAATACtcttcgtgatatttaatgctATGTTAATAATATTCAAGATGGCAGTCTCAGCGACACAGCGCTCGGTGGAAACATTGAAATAGAGCCTGTTACCGACGACTCCCTTCTAAAAGCTGAACCGAGAGACTTCTTCGGCCCTGGCATGGGAAAGAAGAGCAACTCTACGTCTCAACTCTCCGCCACAGGTAAAACGCAATTAATCACTGACCTTTAAACCCTTTATTTCCATTTCCCGCTAACATATGGAGCGCGAATAGCATGCTCTGAAGCAGCCGATGAATGATTTAAtcataaatattgttataattacGTTACTTGCAATGATCGACAGGGAGAAAGAGACGGTTAGGTTTCGGTAAACGTGGGAAAAATTCGTTTACGGTTCAACGCAGCGAGGAAGTGGTGCCCGGGGAAATGCGGCTCGCTGGCGTCTCGCGGGCCTCTTCTGCGTCAAGCGAAAACGACGACGAAAGGTTGGCGGCGCTCGCGCACCAGGCATTGACACAATAGTGCGGGGTGCGGCGGTACCGCGGTAGTGCGCGACGTTCCCATCGATACACATACCagcattatttataaacatcagtgtgcctagtgggagttttcaatattttcatactgttttgttgtaaacgcaaatttatatggaattgaaacagttgtgcagtagtgccactagatggcgttgttttaaatccttagaaattcgcgtttacgttacgtgactgTAAAattatcaaactgccactaggtcctCAGTTAATATTTAAACGTCAATTTTCTTCAGACTAAAGTCAACTTTAAATAGTCGTGATTAGGTCCACTTGACATTgtagaaaattgaggtttaaatcttaattaatgTCTATAAATATGGCCACGAGTACGCCTTTGGTACGCGATTATACGTTTGTTTGGCTAATCAAGTGGTAATGGTTTTTGAGTAAGCACTAATAAGTCAGAGTAAAATGAAGCTAGCTTTAAACATCAAAGTTAATCATCAGTATAGTGTAAGCTTGTTTACCTACCGAAATAAACGGGTATGTACACTGAAATAAGTGATAAAACATGAGTTTTACACTTTACTCTGACGTTATTTATAGTTTCATTACTCGATAACCCTCTTGCGAAATGAGTAATCTTCTACTaacaaagtaataataattagttatttcCGCGTCAACAAAGTATAATGCAAAAACACAGCATGCTACAAGCATCCACTACGATAGATTTATGTGCAATGTTGCTTCGCAAAGCCGGCTATGTAGAGCTTATAAGTGTAAATGTTCTTAATTGGCCTCAAAGCGAGCGAGTATCAAAATTCTCTTTACCGCCGAACAAAATGTTTTCTTACGTGTTGATACTGTACAGACGCAATAATTGgctaattattttatatgtatgtaatgtttAGCTAACCTTAAACTGCATAATGTATCTAAATGTGTAAATATCCCTGTGGGAATCGACCGTGTCCGCGTAGAGAGCGGCAGCGGCGCGCGCCGCAAGCGCTCCAGCACGACCACCACGTCCTTCCAGCGCTCGCACGAGGTGTGCTCCGTGAGCCTCATCTCCATATCTAGCTCGGAGGGATCCTCGTAAGTCGCTCGCTCGCCCGCTCTGTCCTCGCAGCCCGTCTATGTGCATCGATGTTGCTCACGTCTTCTCTAAGCCCCTCTCTTTACGCCTTCGTAAG harbors:
- the LOC112043340 gene encoding uncharacterized protein LOC112043340 isoform X13; the encoded protein is MDDMPDLSHLTPEERAIIEGVIMRQRQEEQREHEIMRRKQDEVAVLEQTIRTRNEMHRAAGVELAATCHICLKTKFADGVGHSCHYCRVRCCARCGGKVTLRSNKVIWVCILCRKKQELLSKTGQWIHKSAGQDSMLWQMESDLRGLPPQGETSIDKRPKLERAHSAAEKENLPLQRSGSALRRQYSQQEARCYGELEGLARTHPHLVHPRQKAAYGVEDAGLGPAGHAQLLPPLGPGLPLPPRSSSSDDEAPECVSDENDEYRDRVCEERDAARLPTHAYAPRFQSRSATATPTTSPKKRQLPQIPHQSGQRAMRAQVSADLEERKWIAPHHIGATLTYRSTPQGWERHYAGLSDSELAARGGGWAPRRRLSPDAAAADSDLESVASVTSSAFSTQSERPRPTRMLSRMQTLPVYSTSSFCESFAPALECYYKEAAVGEIFNIHNSLSQSYISPTFTTHLARPNRRLRRLLSRSRSAGAYPKDSTPLLAYDRGSSYSESSEQICDYYTGNDAFESIKFKHSKSFESYINSFKEKPLKIRHKHRAKRKSQSQSSRYHGHSEVDSKNYYQFEKNRGPHQSKLIKTGYRNKLHTKKHPDTVYYNESNGRRDINIHNISSEIENKEDNNHHFHGYASDDSIAETTIHISLDRQYSLDNDGLQGQAKKQSDANNSFEAYSLNNNRNAKNMEANYKDVEKFNYEFDGYEKSKQIGQNAKYKRYYDISPPRLLNPLSPEEKEAMFTKLYISRHPKKGLIQTDVNQDEELLAWDGHVKRLPKIPTYNGHYSQNSFSHYPNLVRTFEHPLPPNINAYSQSPPYASNHVDQEYSKMANSLSVGLSPTNLGSPRGVLTSVAPHLPSDDTHHNTTEATTYLPSAADSTRDEPKTSNTSNEERHDTSTAETDDTRPKTINSPDVECSNDYGGRENGRNHSQQPTLERRESRRGQFTRSLSNTDAPDEKTDGSLSDTALGGNIEIEPVTDDSLLKAEPRDFFGPGMGKKSNSTSQLSATGRKRRLGFGKRGKNSFTVQRSEEVVPGEMRLAGVSRASSASSENDDERWSPGMRGSGSSDGTGFSEFVDGLGPAQLIGRHILGSPPLGDIQLSLRFQKGFLEVEVIRARGLQARQGSRSIPAPYVKVYLVNGKKCFAKAKTNTARRTLDPLYQQTLTFRENLPGCILQVTVWGDYGRLEGKKVFMGVAQIVLDQLNLANIVIGWYKLFATTALVGENVAPATISSVQQ